The nucleotide window CCGGCAACGGCGTCGTCTTCACCGGCAGCGCATCGACGGTGATGTACAGCTACCTCTGCCGGGGCGAGCCGAAGAGCCTCGAGGACTTCGAGGGCCTGCGGATCCGCACCGCCGGCAACGGCTGGGCGCGCTTTGCCGAGAGCATCGGCGCGGTGCCGGTGAACGTCTCCTACACCGAGACGTATTCCGCGCTGGAGCGCGGGGCCATCGAATGCACCAATCTCGATCCGACCCATCTCTACAACGGTGCGCAGGTCGCCGAGGTGGTGGACTCCGTGGTGATGCTGCCGATGGGCCCGTTCTTCAGCCAGGCCGCCTGGGCGTTCAACCAGTCGTTCTGGAACGACCTGAGCGCCGAGCAGCGGCGGATCATCTTCGAGGAATCCGCCCGTTCCCTCGTGCGGCTGCATGACGCGCAGGACAAGATGCTCGAGGACAACCTCGCGCAGGCCCGAGAGAACGGTCTCGCGGTGATCGAACCGGCCGAGGATCTCGTGGCTGCCAAGGACGCCTTCGTCGCCGACGGCATCGGTGGGCTGGCGAAGATCGCCGAGAACCGCGGCGTGGCGAACTACCAGCAGGCGATCGACGAGTTCTCCGCCCTGCTCACCAAGTGGGACGGGCTCCTGGCCGAGAACGATCGGGACGATCCAGAGGCGATGTACGATCTCATCATGACCGAGCTCTACGACAAGCTCGACCCGGAAACCTACGGCGTCGAATGATGCACAACGCGGCGTGCCCCCGGAGGGGCACACCGCTTCCACGAAAGGAGACCCCATGACCACCTCGGAACGGCTTGCAGATTTCGCCGCCGGCCTGCGCTATGACGATCTGCCACCGCAGGTCACCCGCGAGGCCAAGCGCCTGCTGCTCGACACCATCGGATGCGGTCTCGGCGGCCACGCGGTGGAAAAGGGCCAGATGGCGGTGGCCTACGCCCGTCGGATGGGCGGCGCGCCGGAAGCGACGGTTCTCGGGATGCCGGGCAAGCTGCCGGCTGCCAACGCCGCCTTCGCCAATGGCGACCTGATGAACGCGCTCGACTGGAACGCGCTTCTGCCGCCTTCGCATGTGCCGCCCTACGTGATGCCCGGTGCCATGGCCCTGGCCGAGCTCGAAGGACGGTCGGGCCGCGATCTCATCACCGCGCTCGTGCTCGGCATGGAAGTCGCGGGGCGCGTCGGCCGTTCGCTTGGCGGGCTGCGGGCGACCAAGGGCGGCTACCCCCTGCCGGTCTGGGGCATCAGTTCGAACCAGCTTGGCGCGACGGCGGCGGCGGCGCATGTGCTGGGGCTCGACGCCGGCAAAATGCTGCACGCGCTGGGGCTCGCGGCCTTCCACGCGCCGGTTCCGAGCCATGTGAAATACAATTACACCAAGGAAGTGGGCTACGCGAAATTCGCGCCCTCCGGCTGGATGGCACAGGGTGGCGTGACCACCGCCACGCTGGCGCAGATGGGCTATCGTGGCGACACCTCGTTCCTCGAAACAGAGCGCGGCTTCTGGGCAATGAACGCGGCCCCCGCGTGGGACGAGGCCTCGGTACTGGACGGGATCGGCTCGGACTGGGTGTTTCTCAACGCGGCCTACAAGTTCTGGCCGACCTGCGGCTTCTACCAGTCGCCGCTGGATGCGCTGACTGCGCTGATCGACGAGCATGACATCCAGCCCGAAGAAATC belongs to Salipiger profundus and includes:
- a CDS encoding C4-dicarboxylate TRAP transporter substrate-binding protein, translating into MINLRTLAGSTALVLAAAPALAADYTFSTFLGPNHPITLNLHVPWAEDVAERTDGEIDFEVYVGGAILPGNGVLQGVAQNVAQGGFITAGYVPAEMPVWNVIGDVAWEASSDYAVTLAATEFGLLNQLGHDEWTGNGVVFTGSASTVMYSYLCRGEPKSLEDFEGLRIRTAGNGWARFAESIGAVPVNVSYTETYSALERGAIECTNLDPTHLYNGAQVAEVVDSVVMLPMGPFFSQAAWAFNQSFWNDLSAEQRRIIFEESARSLVRLHDAQDKMLEDNLAQARENGLAVIEPAEDLVAAKDAFVADGIGGLAKIAENRGVANYQQAIDEFSALLTKWDGLLAENDRDDPEAMYDLIMTELYDKLDPETYGVE
- a CDS encoding MmgE/PrpD family protein; this translates as MTTSERLADFAAGLRYDDLPPQVTREAKRLLLDTIGCGLGGHAVEKGQMAVAYARRMGGAPEATVLGMPGKLPAANAAFANGDLMNALDWNALLPPSHVPPYVMPGAMALAELEGRSGRDLITALVLGMEVAGRVGRSLGGLRATKGGYPLPVWGISSNQLGATAAAAHVLGLDAGKMLHALGLAAFHAPVPSHVKYNYTKEVGYAKFAPSGWMAQGGVTTATLAQMGYRGDTSFLETERGFWAMNAAPAWDEASVLDGIGSDWVFLNAAYKFWPTCGFYQSPLDALTALIDEHDIQPEEIDEIVYAIEQFASIPKYTTTEPNDHIEAAASGPYILSVAAHRIPRGPGWQARELLEHPGIRALMKKVRHEVNPRSETLRHQDIEVEGRPYLSHRPADVRIRARGQVFEKSLDFANWLSIGVEGCIPTDEGLAEKFRANAEGVLPPAQTEAVIDAVMSLEDVGDVSTMMEQLAAQELARVSA